The segment AAGGCCAGGCATACAAACTGGCTCCAACGGGTGAAAATGCGTGGTTGGCGTCCGCTGGAGTGCTTGCGTTCAAGGCGCTCAAAATCATGTCTGGGGATCAAGGATAGCAGTTGAGAAAGGATTGTGTTATGGTGTGCCACGTCCAAATTCTCCTTTTGTGTGAGTTGCTTAGACACCAATTCCATAGCACAAATCCTGGAGGATTTGGACGTTTTTCTTTGGGCTTAACCGGACAGCAATGATGTCAAAGTAATATTTACTTTTGCGAGCACTGTTTATTTCCCAGAATACCATACGCCTTCCTATGCAGATTACTTCAACTTTTTGAATGATTACTTTAAATCAAACAATATCCCCTACCTTGGTTCTCCTTATGACTTCTTCTACCCACCCGAGTCATTTTATGACACGAGATATCATCTGAACAATGAAGCTGCGCGGATGAATACACGCCAAATCATCAGCAAGCTACATCAACACCCAGTTTTCCAAGATTTCTCATCATACATAAATCAAACAATGAATTGAATAGTTGATGTTTAACTTCGCAACAAAACTCTTTTCAAAATTTGTTTTATTCTCTGAGTAATAGCCTTCTTACGGTCATGGGAAATAATAAATACCCATGTTCCGGAAACTAAAATTGCCGTCCCAGCCAAAACGCCGACCCAC is part of the Oceanidesulfovibrio indonesiensis genome and harbors:
- a CDS encoding DUF4372 domain-containing protein; this translates as MELVSKQLTQKENLDVAHHNTILSQLLSLIPRHDFERLERKHSSGRQPRIFTRWSQFVCLA